A genomic region of Scomber japonicus isolate fScoJap1 chromosome 5, fScoJap1.pri, whole genome shotgun sequence contains the following coding sequences:
- the dusp6 gene encoding dual specificity protein phosphatase 6, with protein MLDKLKPVVQLDSVMAISKTVGWLREQLETRRDGLLVMDCRAQELYESSHVETAINVAIPSLMLRRLKKGNLPVRSLLSDGEDRERFVRRCKTDTIVLYDEYSREWNENVDGGSVLGLLLRRMKDEGYRAYYLEGGFSKFQAEYPGMCDTNLDGSSNSSSPTAHVLGLGGLRISSDSSDIESDIDRDPSSATDSDGSPLSNPQPSFPVEILPHLYLGCAKDSTNLDVLEEYGIKYILNVTPNLPNLFENAGEFKYKQIPISDHWSQNLSQFFPEAISFIDEARGQKCGVLVHCLAGISRSVTVTVAYLMQKLNLSMNDAYDIVKMKKSNISPNFNFMGQLLDFERTLGLKSPCDNRMAAPSQQLYFTTPTNHNVFQLDPLEST; from the exons ATGCTTGACAAGCTCAAGCCCGTCGTCCAGCTCGACTCGGTCATGGCGATCAGTAAGACGGTGGGCTGGCTCCGGGAACAGCTGGAGACGCGCAGGGACGGCCTTTTGGTGATGGACTGCCGGGCCCAGGAGCTGTACGAGTCGTCGCATGTCGAGACGGCTATCAATGTGGCCATACCGAGCCTCATGCTCCGCAGACTCAAGAAAGGCAACCTGCCCGTCCGGTCGCTGCTCTCAGACGGCGAGGACCGGGAGAGATTCGTGCGTCGGTGCAAGACGGACACCATAGTGCTGTACGACGAGTACAGCCGGGAGTGGAACGAGAACGTGGACGGAGGCTCCGTGTTGGGTTTGCTgctgaggaggatgaaggacgAAGGCTACAGGGCCTATTATCTGGAGG GTGGCTTCAGTAAATTCCAGGCAGAGTACCCGGGTATGTGCGACACCAATCTGGACGGTTCCTCCAACAGCAGCTCCCCCACAGCTCACGTACTTGGCCTCGGCGGGCTCCGGATCAGCTCTGACTCTTCGGATATCGAGTCAGACATAGACCGGGACCCGAGCAGCGCCACTGACTCTGACGGCAGCCCTCTATCCAACCCGCAGCCCTCCTTCCCGGTGGAGATCCTGCCGCACCTCTACCTGGGCTGCGCCAAGGACTCCACCAACCTGGACGTGCTGGAGGAGTACGGCATCAAGTACATCCTCAACGTGACTCCTAACCTGCCCAATCTCTTTGAGAATGCAGGGGAGTTCAAGTACAAGCAGATCCCCATCTCGGATCACTGGAGCCAGAATCTGTCTCAGTTCTTCCCCGAAGCCATCAGCTTCATCG ATGAAGCTCGAGGCCAGAAGTGTGGTGTCCTCGTCCACTGCCTGGCTGGCATCAGCCgctcagtgacagtgacagtagCCTACCTGATGCAGAAGCTCAATCTGTCCATGAATGACGCCTACGATATCGTCAAGATGAAAAAGTCCAACATCTCACCCAACTTCAACTTCATGGGCCAGCTCCTGGACTTTGAGCGCACGCTGGGCCTGAAGAGCCCGTGCGACAATCGCATGGCAGCACCGAGCCAGCAGCTCTACTTTACAACCCCGACCAACCACAATGTCTTCCAGCTGGACCCCCTGGAGTCCACGTGA